In one window of Tripterygium wilfordii isolate XIE 37 chromosome 1, ASM1340144v1, whole genome shotgun sequence DNA:
- the LOC119983867 gene encoding 1,2-dihydroxy-3-keto-5-methylthiopentene dioxygenase 2-like: MGVPFNDPREEVIEAWYMDDNDEDQRLSHHREPKEYVSLDHLSELGVISWRLNADNYETDQDLKKIREERGYSYMDFCEVCPEKLPNYEEKIKNFFEEHLHTDEEIRYCVAGSGYFDVRDRNDKWIRVWVKKGAMIVLPAGIYHRFTLDTNNYIKAMRLFVGDPVWTPFNRPHDHLPAREEYIKGFVMKEVGDHAVNAAA, from the exons ATGGGTGTTCCCTTCAAC GATCCTAGAGAAGAAGTTATTGAAGCATGGTACATGGATGATAATGATGAAGATCAAAGACTCTCCCATCACAGGGAGCCCAAGGAATATGTCTCCCTGGACCATCTCTCGG AACTTGGAGTTATCAGTTGGCGTTTAAATGCCGATAACTACGAAACAGATCAGGATTTGAAGAAGATTCGGGAAGAACGTGGCTACTCCTACATG GACTTCTGTGAAGTTTGCCCTGAAAAACTGCCGAATTACGAAGAGAAGATTAAGAACTTTTTTGAAGAACATCTTCACACTGATGAAGAGATTCGTTACTGTGTAGCAGGAAGTG GCTATTTTGATGTCAGGGATCGTAATGACAAGTGGATCCGTGTATGGGTGAAGAAAGGGGCAATGATTGTTTTACCAGCTGGTATATATCATCGATTCACACTAGATACCAACAACTACATCAAG GCAATGAGGCTGTTTGTGGGTGATCCTGTTTGGACTCCTTTTAACCGACCCCATGATCATTTGCCTGCAAG GGAAGAGTATATCAAGGGCTTTGTGATGAAGGAAGTTGGTGATCACGCTGTCAATGCTGCAGCATAG